One genomic region from Lycorma delicatula isolate Av1 chromosome 1, ASM4794821v1, whole genome shotgun sequence encodes:
- the LOC142333980 gene encoding uncharacterized protein LOC142333980, which translates to MAENSSKASTSAGRHCTVATDEISDMDFLRPILQDTSVTLVKDPSLLRPREPSYTPDTLSILKRASESIANQPTDETYINFARFVEYELRQIKNVKRLIEVKEKIREILLVAKSEEVKEREHCHTPVPSNTITPNNVTPVDSSASVDPKS; encoded by the exons ATGGCTGAAAATTCCAGTAAAGCTTCTACTTCAGCTGGACGTCATTGTACA GTTGCTACTGATGAAATTTCTGATATGGATTTTTTGCGGCCCATTTTACAAGATACCAGTGTAACTTTGGTAAAAGATCCTTCATTGTTGCGACCAAGGGAACCTTCTTACACACCTGATACCTTGAGTATTTTGAAGCGAGCAAGTGAGAGTATAGCAAACCAACCTACTGATGAGACTTACATTAATTTTGCAAGGTTTGTAGAGTATGAACTACGacagataaaaaatgttaagcgtCTGATAGAagttaaggaaaaaataagagaaatattgCTTGTTGCTAAAAGTGAAGAAGTGAAAGAACGTGAACACTGCCATACACCTGTTCCATCAAATACGATTACTCCAAATAATGTTACTCCAGTAGACAGTTCTGCTTCTGTTGATcctaaatcataa